In Canis lupus dingo isolate Sandy chromosome 1, ASM325472v2, whole genome shotgun sequence, a single genomic region encodes these proteins:
- the LOC112644572 gene encoding LOW QUALITY PROTEIN: zinc finger protein 658-like (The sequence of the model RefSeq protein was modified relative to this genomic sequence to represent the inferred CDS: inserted 5 bases in 4 codons; substituted 2 bases at 2 genomic stop codons): MNIVQGSMSFEDVIVVFTQDEWQYVSPAQRTLYRDVMLENYSHLISVGYCTTKPKMIFKLEQGEEPWSLGEEFLNQRYLGYFSVDIHIEGNQRKEEKPLWQVILTDNKTLNKGQKVLGKPFNLDITPNSSEKLPCRSDSCRMNLPVVSELIICDRNYSRKKADCMNVCAKLQFDMKHEKTHVGEKSYGYNKNMKAFSYRKDHQKLQSLEKSFEYDEFGXVLYDKTVXIGGESYKDDEFRKNCDKATLFKYVRTAVREXCFDLNKCGKSCDRTTTVKYSKVHMAVTHSECDENENNFSRILSLTQSQRTVKEQGAFASNKCDESLSQSSTCVVRKKTQTREEFCTNNRCINAFYQKLDLIVCSRTHTEAELYQCGKYGRSFHQNSVLSVHEQSETGEKSFECHECRKSFYQKAELIHYQRNHSGEKPEECGESFCSNSHLIHYPGTDMTVGLYKCNKYGKTFCQKSNLCENLTIHTKEKSYENSGCGKSYKSALIVHQRTHTVMKPCQSNVYGKTFFKMVNLKEHQRIHTGEKYYKCIECWKTFSKISHFRTHQRIHTGEKPYKCFKCGKTFSHKTHLSAHQRIHMGEKPYKCNGCGKTFADNSNLRAHQXIHTGEKPYECNECGRSFAHLSVLKAHQKIHTNEKPYECNDCGRSFVHNSALRAHQRMHTGEKPYECSDCKKAFAHNSALRVHQRIHTGEKPYECNECAKMFAHNSALRAHQKIHTGEKLYECNECGKTFSQNTHLRTHQRIHTGEKPYKXGECGKTFSQKSYLSGHERIHKGKKPYKCNECGKTFVCKAALIVHQRIHTGEKPYECSECGKTFSQRTHLCAHQRIHTGEKPYECKECGKAFADNSALRAHQRIHTGEKPYECNECGKTFSKASHLQEHLRTQTGEKPYECNECGKTFSQKSYVTAHQRIHTGXKPYECNLCGKPFAHNSTLRVHQRTHTGIKSYECNECGKSFSQKSHLSAHQRIHTGEKPYECNECGKAFAQNSTLRVHQRIHTGEKPYECNECRKTFVRKAALRVHHTRIHTREESLDCGEFGKS, encoded by the exons gatATTTTAGTGTTGATATTCACATTGAGGGGaaccaaagaaaagaagagaaacctCTGTGGCAAGTAATACTCACTGATAACAAAACATTGAATAAAGGGCAGAAAGTTTTAGGAAAACCATTTAATCTGGACATAACTCCAAATTCTTCTGAAAAACTGCCCTGTAGATCTGACTCATGTAGAATGAATTTGCCAGTTGTTTCTGAATTAATTATTTGTGATCGAAACTATTCGAGAAAGAAGGCTGATTGCATGAATGTATGCGCAAAGTTGCAGTTTGATATGAAGCATGAGAAAACGCATGTTGGAGAGAAGTCTTATGGgtataataaaaacatgaaagcTTTCAGTTATAGGAAAGATCATCAGAAACTTCAGTCCCTGGAGAAATCTTTTGAATATGATGAATTTGGGTAAGTTTTATATGATAAGACTG TTATAGGAGGGGAATCCTATAAGGATGATGAATTTAGGAAAAACTGTGATAAAGCAACTTTATTTAAGTATGTGAGAACTGCCGTAAGAGAGTAATGCTTTGATCTGAATAAATGTGGGAAATCCTGTGACAGAACCACCACTGTGAAATACAGTAAGGTTCACATGGCTGTGACACACTCAGAATGTGATGAAAATGAGAATAACTTCAGCAGGATCTTATCTCTTACTCAATCTCAGAGAACTGTTAAAGAACAGGGTGCTTTTGCAAGCAATAAATGTGACGAAAGTTTGAGCCAGAGCTCAACCTGTGTAGTAcgaaaaaagacacaaactagAGAAGAATTTTGTACAAATAATAGATGTATAAATGCTTTCTACCAGAAATTAGACCTTATAGTATGTTCGAGAACTCACACAGAAGCAGAACTCTACCAGTGTGGTAAATATGGGAGGTCCTTCCATCAAAATTCAGTCCTCAGTGTACATGAGCAAAGTGAAACTGGAGAGAAGTCATTTGAATGTCATGAATGCAGGAAATCCTTTTACCAGAAAGCAGAACTCATTCATTATCAGAGGAACCATTCGGGAGAGAAACCTGAGGAATGTGGAGAATCTTTTTGTTCAAATTCACACCTTATTCATTATCCAGGAACTGATATGACAGTTGGTCtctataaatgtaataaatatggaaaaacttTCTGTCAGAAGTCAAACCTCTGTGAAAATCTAACAATTCACACAAAGGAGAAATCTTATGAAAACAGTGGATGTGGGAAATCTTACAAGTCTGCTCTCATAGTACACCAAAGAACACACACAGTAATGAAACCCTGTCAAAGTAATGTATATGGGAAAACATTCTTCAAGATGGTAAATCTAAAagaacatcagagaattcacacaggGGAGAAATACTACAAATGTATTGAATGTTGGAAAACTTTCTCTAAGATATCACATTTCAGAacacatcagagaattcatacaggtGAAAAACCCTACAAGTGTTTTAAATGTGGGAAAACTTTCTCTCACAAGACACACCTTAGTGCACACCAGAGAATTCATATGGGggagaaaccctataaatgtaaTGGATGTGGGAAAACTTTTGCTGATAATTCAAACCTCAGAGCACATCA AATTCACACAGGGGAGAAACCCTATgagtgtaatgaatgtgggagGTCTTTTGCCCATCTATCTGTTCTCAAAGCACATCAGAAAATTCATACAAATGAGAAACCCTATGAGTGTAATGACTGTGGGAGATCTTTTGTGCATAATTCAGCCCTTAGAGCACATCAGAGAATGCACAccggagagaaaccctatgaatgtagtGACTGTAAAAAAGCGTTTGCCCATAATTCAGCTCTCAGAgtacatcagagaattcatacagggGAGAAACCATATGAGTGTAATGAATGTGCAAAAATGTTTGCCCATAATTCAGCACTCAGAGCACATCAAAAAATTCACACAGGGGAGAAACtctatgaatgtaatgaatgtggaaagACTTTTTCACAGAATACACATCTCAGAacacatcagagaattcacacaggTGAGAAACCTTATA TTGGTGAGTGTGGGAAAACCTTCTCTCAGAAATCATACCTTAGTGGACATGAAAGAATTCACAAAGGGAAAAAACCttataaatgtaatgaatgtgggaaaactTTTGTCTGTAAGGCAGCCCTCATAGTCCATCAAAGAATTCACACAGGagaaaaaccctatgaatgtagTGAATGTGGGAAAACTTTCTCCCAAAGGACACATCTCTGTgcacatcagagaattcacacaggggagaaaccttatgaatgcaaggaatgtgggaaagcatTTGCTGATAACTCAGCCCTCAGGgcacatcagagaattcacacaggagagaaaccctatgagtgtaatgaatgtgggaaaactTTCTCCAAGGCATCACACCTCCAGGAGCATCTGAGGACTCAAACAggggagaaaccctatgaatgtaatgaatgtgggaaaactTTCTCCCAGAAATCCTATGTTACTgcacatcagagaattcatacag agaaaccctatgaatgtaatcTATGCGGGAAACCTTTTGCCCATAATTCAACCCTCAGAGTACATCAGAGAACTCACACAGGCATAAAATcctatgaatgtaatgaatgtgggaagaGTTTCTCCCAGAAGTCACATCTAAGTGCACACCAGAGAATTCATACAGGGGAGAAACCCTATgagtgtaatgaatgtgggaaagcttttGCACAAAATTCAACTCTCAGAGTACACCAGagaattcacacaggagagaaaccctatgaatgtaatgaatgCAGGAAAACTTTTGTTCGTAAGGCAGCTCTTAGAGTACATCATACCAGAATCCACACCAGAGAGGAAagccttgattgtggtgaatttGGGAAGTCCTAA